From Daucus carota subsp. sativus chromosome 6, DH1 v3.0, whole genome shotgun sequence:
AATGAAGATTTCCTCTCCGGAGTTCATTTATCCATTTGACCACTTGGAGTTACATCTGTGTATGTTGTTTGGCAGCATTGTTGTTCTTTGTTCAAGTTGGTGATTCGGCTTTCACCTCTCTCGCATTAATCATTAATCTTTTTCTTACTTTTATATGCAGGAGAGATTGAGCTTGTACCAGGAAAAGCTGGAGAGATTTATAAATTTGAGTAAAGGTAGTATACACTTTGTTGCTAGTTTTATATATGAAGATAGTGGTACAACTTAATTCAATCATCATGTACTATTGGAAAATGTAGTAAGATGGTAGTCGTACATATTCTTTTCAATTAGCAagctttaaaaataaatgataggACATCTACGTGCAATTCTGAACTTCCTCTGTTATCCATGTTTAAATTTGTGAATTCAAATGGAAATACTAGAGTAAATTCGACCTATTTTTGTAGTCAATTTCTAAGCACGATGTTGGAAATCGAAGGATATAAATTAGCCTATGTTTGCATTACTACCTTCTGtttgaaaataagataaaatattttaccacTTCATCCAAATCTATTATTTCCATTGTTTTCCTCTACCAGCTCTCAAATTTTAGTTTTAGAACTGACCATTCTCTCCTTGCTAAACATAAAAACAActgttcatatattttttaaattcaatatAGTAGTTTCGTTAAGCAAAAAAACTTTAAGAAAATCCTTGTCCTGCATTTACGAACAACGCTCTTTGATTTATATTAAGCTCTTTACAAGTGGAAATTATAGTCTTGCTTTGCTGTAAGTGACATAGAAAATCTACTCTTATATAATTTCTCTTATTTTGTTGAAGCTCCGCTGCGACCTTCGGCTACTATAAATGCGCAGGCAGCAACACGCTTTATAGAGCATTCTTTGCCTGATCTTACACCAGGTATTCAGCTTATCTGCGGTGGTTTTATCTTTTCAGTTTTGTTGTTGACTGGATTTTATAATAGTGAATTTTATTCAATTCCAGAGCAGAGGCAAGGAATGAGGGAAATTAGTAGAGGGGAGGGTTCAAAGCTTAAGTATTTGGAgacaaattttaacaaaaagagAAAGTGTGCATCTGGTGAGAGAAAGTCTGTTCAAGCTGCTGCTCAGGAGTTTCTTGATAAAGCAGCCCGTGAGCTCCTTGGTGAAAATAATGGCGGTTTCAAGGGGCCTCTGCAACCTATGCAGTCTCAGGATTCAGAAGAAAAGTAGTCTGGTAAGTCTGGTCTTGCTTTCTTTTTCTGCTCCATCTAACATTTTATTGCTGGATATATGTCCTATGTTGGCATTTTAATTTGTTACATAGATAGGTTTCCGGTCTTTCAAATTTATGTTTACTTTGTACTTCTCTCTTGTTAGGTTGTTTCTCAAGTGAGACGTGCTTTAGTTAGATTTCTCTTATCTGTTTTGATGAATAGTGTCTTAGAGGAAGATGCTTATGGTTACAGACAATTGAGTAGAGTTATAATCGTTGTGGGGTATCAGTTGCATTACAAGAACTTTATATACCTTAAAAATCAATCCAATTATTCTCCAAGTTGTATGCATTCCAAGTCTTGAATTGGTTCCTTCTGTTTTGCCCTATCCTTTTGTTGTATAAGGAATTTCAGGATATATACCGAGTATACTTTAGAACTTGTATTAATACAAGGATGATGGGTGTCATATGTCAATGTTAGTGGGTGTTATGTTCAGAATTTTGTTATGGTAACTGCAATTTATATGTAGGTTTTTAATTTAGCACGACGGCTAGTTGGCTACTTTAAATAGtctaaaaaattatcatttattttcaaaattttatttatttatcaaaagACTAGAATTTTCATGGAAACCCCCCCTCTACTCATGTTGAGTAGGGTTAAGTCTGTGTTCATTTCATCTTCCCCAGTCCCTAGCTCCAAGTTAGACATAATGAgtttgtttggtttggtttatttctaacttataaattgtTTCTAAGTAACTCTTCTATTTCGTGTTTGGCGAACCTTATTTACGTCAAGTGCCTATGCTTCTTTAGGATGATCTATACTTTATTTGCTCATTTTCTTTAAATAAGCTTTATGCCAAACATCTTAATATTAGAACAAAATGACTTAAACTCAATTTGTATCCTGTAGTATGTGGATGGTTGATTCCTTACAAGAATATCCTTTAATTTTTCCTCTCTAATTAACAGTCATTGTGTGTACATCAAGCAGGTACCAAAGCTTCACCAGACTTGCCAATGTTGGCCTATTAGAAGTTTGGATGCCAAATAAACAAACTTAAAAACTTGACTAACAATTTCAGTTGTGACCGAGAGAAAGGGTACAATTTTTGACAGCTTCAATCAATATGATTTGTAGAATCCATACTGATGTGTCTTTACAGAATATAATActagaaaattttcaaatcttCACCGAGCCAAAGTTTAAGCTTTTATGGTTGAAGactgttttttttgttaatatgcGTGCTGAAAACTCGAGAGGTTGCCAACGTTCTTTTTTTGCAACTCAGTGCTTAACCTAAAAGATTGTCTTTGGATATCATGTCTACATATGTTTCTGGATAGTTCTGTGACTTCTGTCTACAGTTTCAATTAAAAACATTTATacttaattttttcattttaatttagaacAAGTCACACTTCCTTGTTAGATAGACATATATCCCTTTCTCCTAGTTACTCTACTAGTCAGCTTAAAGAGTTAAAGTACATCTAGGAATCTATATGCctcatatttatttaaatcattCCAGTCGAGACTAGGATAAAATACGGATCTTCATTCTCTTCACCCTGTTGTCTGTTCTTTAAGCCACTAGGACGCGGTGGCTGTGTCAGCCATATACATAACCAGGCGTTAAACCTGttagtttttaactttttattattttgtatttaggATAGGGAGCTCCTGTTGTAGGGTATCCGACAACAGACGTTTAtggatcaattttttatttttgtcaggatttgttgaaatataagcataagatccataaagggccctcctctaacaccttaaggtgttagaggaggcccctttatggatcttatgctTATATTTCAACAATTTATTGATCAAATTTGATTGAACATACTTTATAAGTGTATTGTTATTGTTCAAAAATGTACATGATTATTAACATCTTTCCTCAATGTGCTTATATgtgcattttatttatttatatgtgcCTTTGTGTTCTGCTATTGTTGGGGGCAAACGAATCTCATGGTAGTCTCTAGTAATGTAGGGGTTTTCGGCATCATACCCTTTAATAAAACCGGGGAAGAACACAGCATatgaaaaaagtaaatttatatatatatagatttatgaAAGTCAGAATTTGTATTACGTAGAATAAGAGGTACTGCTCAAATACGTGTGTACACCCAAAATTTGTAGTAATTCTATCGTAACTACCAGTGATATCACTAATTAACAAATCTGTAATATATTGTAAGAAACAGTGTGTATCAGACAACCAACTGATGCAACTTGCAGTGCTATGTTGGATGGAAAATGCATCCCACCTTGGTCATTGAGTGGCATCAACTGAATAATGGGTCAGGAGTAAACGTTTGATATTAGACCAATTTGGCATAGCTGATGGTTGCATATACATGCTGCTTCATATGTTTTCGACTACAGCGAAAGAAAACTGGTCATGATCATTTTAACCCTGGATATGGATAGATCATCTTCTTTctgtttatttgtaattttctgTTTATTTGGTGGTCGCCGCCAACATGAATTTATATCATAAACTTGGATCTTCACCGACTGTAGCTTATGATCTGTTCTTTTGCAGTAGACAGATGACTCAAATCTCAATCTTCTGATGCAGGATCATGCGGGAAGCATCATACTGGACTCTGTGGTCAATACAATTTGAGGCCGTGATTTACTTTCAAGTACATGCATGTACCTATCTGTATGGCCAATGTTGAAACTTCCTTTAGTAGTCATCCTCATCCTGCTTGCTCTTATGTTCAATAGTTGGTCCAGCATTAGTAATGTTTGTTGTTTTTGCCGTCTGATTAATGTTCACAATAATCAGAGCTGTGTAATGCTTTCTATTGATGTTGGGCTGTTGGTTTAACTTGGTTTGTGCATCTGTGAGCAAGGTTTGGGTTTTAGTGGATACAAGGGAAATTACCGATCTTCCTCACTTTGGGTTCAACTTAGTTTAACTCGTTCAACAGCTAAAAGATTGGACATATGTTTGGTATTTTTGAAAGGTGCTTGTTTACATACTTTCtgtgatatattatatattttgtctaGAGAAATTTTACTCAAAATGGTCAAACAATGGtcgtgtttggaagttagaggtttggggtaaaactagaaattgttttagaggtttgacaatttcaatccgctaatgttagtgtttgatagttagcggattgaaatagagggtTGAgcccaaaaaataatttttgaaaagccAGTATAAGGAATTTATAGATTAGGGGTTTTGGTATGTGGCATAAAATGCTAATCAAACATTTATTTATgaaacagttttacaagaaatGGTTAATTCAATCTGCTTGATAAAATACTGGACAAGAATCTCTTTTTATTGAAAATGTTACGTATTAAGAAATtatcccaattttttttttttttctcattcaCTCCGATAACAATAATACTCTCTATATACACATCAATAACTCAATCATAATTTTCCTCTTGCATATGACatcatttgataaaatttttgaaTCGAAACAGGAATTAATCAACATTCAACAAATCTAATTAACATTGTTCACGTTACTAAAAAAGACCATTGTTCACGTTACTAAAAAGACCATTATTTACgttttttatttattgcttTGGGCAAAAGAATAAAAGTCAATTCATCCTTATATAGTTATATCAGATTTTGATGAGAGCGTAAACCCTTGAACATGTTGACCTTACGAACCTCAAGAAAGAAAAGAACACGTAGCAGGAGACCAAGTAACAGATGTCGAATACACAAAGCTTCACTAAAAAACGTGGCAACATTTTAGCGTCTTAACATATATTTTGTGGAAACTGCGAGAAGATAAATGCGGCAAGTAAAAGAACAAAGCAGTCCCCCAagatcaaagaaaaaaaaatctaaatcctGATAAGATGGGAGAAGAGTGGAGAAAGATGGCGGACACACACAAGATGAGTCCAGAAGAAGTGAGAAAGGCCGGAGTAGAAGCTTCTAAAAGGCCACCAGGCCAGAACCCTGGCGGGGTTCTTCACCAGCGTCGTAACTTGCCCTACAGCCCTTACGCTATGGCGGTTGGTGGGCTGCTTATCATCGGAGGCATTGGCTATGCAACCCTGTATACGAAGAAGAAGCCGGAAGCCTCGGCGGGTGATGTGGCGAAAGTGGCGGCTGGGGTTGGTTCTGTTGAAGATACGCACCCCCGGAACACGACTAGTACTAGTAGTGTGTCCGGGAGCACCGGTGCTAGGAAATGAACAAGTTGATTTTATGTGCTTTTGGTTCTTGTTATGCTCTTGACTTGTCAACTTATGCTTGTTTTTCCTCTCTAAATTACTCTTGGATTCTAGATTTCGACTTCATTTGGTATTTTAGTAACACCACAACTAGtgcaaatttgttttcaacaagttttttaaatttcaactactagagaaaaaaaagagagtatGTGTGTGATTCATCAAGTTGATAGATTTAAGTTTTTCTTGGCAGGGATACTACGATCATCTTCCTTCAATCATGCAAACAATTGCAAGATTTTGCGTTGATTTTTccaaattactccctctgttccattttaactgatgtttgactttttgacacgtatattgagatgcAAAAAACCTATATCTAcccttaataaaaaaattcaatttttatatcaaattaaagtttagattctaaatttttatttgatataaattttataaagaatgattatgtttagatatgatttttttaacaccttaaaatacgtgtaaaaaagtcacaAGCAGTTAtaataggacggagggagtataagataTGGAACTCTAACCTTCAAATTGGAAATCAAATaaagaaagaattaaaaagaattataaatttatattttatatgcttcTTAAAAAATGCGTGAAATGTTATGTATACTCTATCAATCCCCTCATTTTTTTACGTTTTTTCACACTCACttataaatatagtttataCTTCTTTtcatctgaataaaaatttattaaaaaaagttatgaaattatattttataagagtctcaaaatgcgtgcaaacagtgcacGTAAACTACCACGTGGGGTAATGAACAAGCAAAATGCTAAATTAAATAATGAACAAGCAAAAggctaaattaaataaattaatgagtCGCATGCAATATAATAGCAAGGACTGAATGAAACAATGGCACTGATCATGGTTCTACAGTTAAGTTAAAAGAGTATTTGGGAAGTAGAAAGTGATTACAAATTTCCCCCCGCAGTGGAACTAAAACTACTAAGAGTCTACTCCAGTTCTTGAATCAGATCCTACCACTTTTTACACTTTGCATATCTCAGCCTTCTTATACTgcttaattcaaaatattaccCTGAATACTATACCTTAGGATATTGAATGCCTTCTATCTCTAGCAGTTGATGGAGACTCCTTGACTTCTCCTCGGATCATCGAACTTGGACTCTGTGAACTACCAGATGTCTCGGAGCTCTTAGCTTCACCCATGCCGTTCCCTTTACCGACAACCCACAACTTATCAAATATCCTCCGTGATCGGGATGGAAGCAACTGGATGGCACTCTTGTGTTTGCTACCTTCCTTGATCAACTTgccatttttctgaaaatcttTGTTGGTGGTTCTGAGCTGACTCATTTGTTTCTGGAGGGTCATGGGCTGTGGCTCAGATTTCTCCAGATCTTCATCAGTGTTGGTTGTGGAGCGTGACACTTCCAGACTGCCACTGCTGTTAGTATTTTGGACTATAGCAGCTGTCCGTACCTGCTCGAAAAACAGGACCTGTACCACAACACGGAGTGGAAGTCTTTCATTCTGTGCTGCATGCATAGATGCATTTGCAGTAAATTTCTTCACATCCATCATACTACATAATTTCTTCCTTTCAGCTTTTGTCAAGATTGGGTGTTCCTGAGTCCATCACAGACCATTGTttgtcatttttaaaaaaaaaaaaaaaaatctatgttCTTTCTAACATAAATAGAAACTACAAAATCGGGGGATGGCTCCCAAAAAAACCTGGGAGGCAGGTGTCAAAGAATCAGCATTTCACCCGCCTCcaatatgaatattaaaaaatttaagtcaGAAATAGATCTAAAAAGTTTTCTTTAACTATCCTGATATACTAAAGAACTTCTAGTCATATATGTTACAAGTTTTAACTGTTACAGTAATACCTCTTTATATATTGAGTTGGTCCTAGGATCCACAAGAATAATAATGCCAGAATTAGATTGGTATAGAATTGAACAGCATAACATGCAAAGATTTCTAGCATTAGTACACAGCCAGAACTCGCCAGATAAAATCGGAGATGAGAATTTCTCATAACTTCATTAATCAAGAAACATAGTAAACAATAGTATATACGAGTTATGAAAATGTACCTTGAGATAGATGTCAATAGCCCAATACAATCCATCATGAATTGGTCTGGCTGCCTCTGGGATGGACTGTGACAAGTCTATAAAACAGGAAAGAGCAAGCTTTGGATCAGTGGCAATTTCAGCAAGATACCTATCTATCAGTTTGCCAACATTCAGCAAGGGTCCATGCCCCAGCACAAAATCATCTGTGTTCTTCTCATTCTTCAAGACTATATTAGAGTCTTGTCCAATGTTTTCATTCATCATAAATCTGTGAACAAGGCACTGCACAAGGTCAACATCATATTTAGTATCTTGTGTGGACTGTGCCGGGATCAAAAGATCACTAGCAGTAGCTTCATCCAGCTTCAAACTGATCCTCTCTATTAGATCTTCCCTTGATAAATCTTCTGCTCCAATCAGAATAGCAACTTTCAATAATTTCAACAGAAAACTACAGGAACAACCAATACCCTTGTCTGAAGGCAATAAACATATTATTGTTTCTACCAAGGACTTATTCCTCTGTTGATGCACGTCAGACAACAAAGCCTCCACTGAATCTGGCAACCATCTAACAGCGTACGTCTTTAAAGCCTCTCCAATGATGTTTGCATCCATCCTTCCCTTTGATTTAATAGCAATCATAACACGCCTATAGAGACTAATATCCAGTTCACATATATCTTCAATCCACCAATCCTTTGGAACAGATGCAGATCTATCCTGTACTTTTGTGGTGTCATCAACTATTTCATTGGATAGGGTTAATTTTCTGTTATACGTATAGGACCAATTGATGCTTGAAGGATCCACAGAAGTCTTAGACGCAATAGAATCCACACATCTCCCAACCACCTTCAGCTCTTCAGACCATGGTAAAAGAGAAGATGTCGTTTGCAGAACATTAATAGAATCTTTCCAGCTGCGGAAAAGACTGGAATTTAGGAATACCTCAACTTTAAAAATAAGGTTTCCCCTGTCAGCGTCTTCAGTCATTTCCAGGTACTCAGCACCACAACGAGCAGCAACTACATTGTATGCATTGAGAGTCACCATCATCCCATAGCAGAACTTCGCACAAATCTCAAAGTTTTTTGGACCCCCAGGAAAATCAGGTAGCAGAATTTCATTTGAATCAACGTCAATTGCTCCAGATACTAGTTTCTGCAACCGATTGCTCTTTGACATGAGAGGAAACTGAAGAGAAATgcagaatatataattaatgggtGTATTAGAAAGGAGTGGGAAGATAAATCTAAAAACCAGTACAACTAAACAAATATTCAAAGGAATGTATACAAGGTTAGGCAGAGAAAGGTTTATGGCACAATTTAGCAGTCAAAGGTAACCATGGTCCAAATTTATCTTGGCAAAAAAATGTATGAGAACTCTACAAGGTTACTAGGTGTAAATCAGAAAATGTACTAGAAGGTCGACCAATGATCTTCGCAGCCAGGACATCCATATGTACAAAGTAAAGGGCAATAGATGATAATTGATGGAaggaaaaaataatgaattaaagAAATGCAAAGTTGTTAAACAAGAGAGCAGTAGGACATACATAACATTGCTACATGCAACATAAATTACCTTGTGCAAGTAAAACTTTACTTCGCCAACAATGATTGTAACATCTGTTGCCAAATCAGACGAGACGTGCCTgcatgattaatattatttgttatgGAAAAGTAAAGCAAAGCACAGATACAGTATATTCTTTCAGAAACAAATTCCGGAGTAACactcatttttaataaataaaaaattaattttaatgtacATGTTGTACTTaacatgaatataaatataatattgctcGAAATATAATGTGTACACTagaattgtaatataatatatgaagatAAACTAGTTAACAGATTGTAATGCATTAGACTTGCTATCGCACACTAAATCCGACGATAAATTTTAGGCTTTGCCGATTTCAAGTTACTCATATAATTCGTAGTGGTGTAGTGCTATggcataatttttaaattaagcaAATGGTTCCATAAATAAGTTACATCTATAACCAGTTCAAGGCGTAAATCAATTCTGAAAAGTTATAGAGAAATCATGTTAATATAGAAGAGAAttctttaaaactgttaacatgTAGCTAAACGCATGTTAATGATCacaaaatacacacacacacacactttctCTGGGTACTCAGATATGTGAAAGACCTTGGTAGTATATCTGTTATAATTTCCGCATGAGGCCTTGT
This genomic window contains:
- the LOC108227020 gene encoding uncharacterized protein LOC108227020, whose protein sequence is MGEEWRKMADTHKMSPEEVRKAGVEASKRPPGQNPGGVLHQRRNLPYSPYAMAVGGLLIIGGIGYATLYTKKKPEASAGDVAKVAAGVGSVEDTHPRNTTSTSSVSGSTGARK
- the LOC108225029 gene encoding uncharacterized protein LOC108225029 codes for the protein MEGVVPESVMEAVNRTLKNVEDVRTHFPDFLNQCTPTSLAQLDPLERAQSLLLLAKATTVLFALRLRCKGVHPDDHPVKTELERLSLYQEKLERFINLSKAPLRPSATINAQAATRFIEHSLPDLTPEQRQGMREISRGEGSKLKYLETNFNKKRKCASGERKSVQAAAQEFLDKAARELLGENNGGFKGPLQPMQSQDSEEK
- the LOC108225243 gene encoding BTB/POZ domain-containing protein NPY1 isoform X1 produces the protein MKYMKLGSKPDAFYAQGNCRHVSSDLATDVTIIVGEVKFYLHKFPLMSKSNRLQKLVSGAIDVDSNEILLPDFPGGPKNFEICAKFCYGMMVTLNAYNVVAARCGAEYLEMTEDADRGNLIFKVEVFLNSSLFRSWKDSINVLQTTSSLLPWSEELKVVGRCVDSIASKTSVDPSSINWSYTYNRKLTLSNEIVDDTTKVQDRSASVPKDWWIEDICELDISLYRRVMIAIKSKGRMDANIIGEALKTYAVRWLPDSVEALLSDVHQQRNKSLVETIICLLPSDKGIGCSCSFLLKLLKVAILIGAEDLSREDLIERISLKLDEATASDLLIPAQSTQDTKYDVDLVQCLVHRFMMNENIGQDSNIVLKNEKNTDDFVLGHGPLLNVGKLIDRYLAEIATDPKLALSCFIDLSQSIPEAARPIHDGLYWAIDIYLKEHPILTKAERKKLCSMMDVKKFTANASMHAAQNERLPLRVVVQVLFFEQVRTAAIVQNTNSSGSLEVSRSTTNTDEDLEKSEPQPMTLQKQMSQLRTTNKDFQKNGKLIKEGSKHKSAIQLLPSRSRRIFDKLWVVGKGNGMGEAKSSETSGSSQSPSSMIRGEVKESPSTARDRRHSIS
- the LOC108225243 gene encoding BTB/POZ domain-containing protein NPY1 isoform X2; this encodes MKYMKLGSKPDAFYAQGNCRHVSSDLATDVTIIVGEVKFYLHKFPLMSKSNRLQKLVSGAIDVDSNEILLPDFPGGPKNFEICAKFCYGMMVTLNAYNVVAARCGAEYLEMTEDADRGNLIFKVEVFLNSSLFRSWKDSINVLQTTSSLLPWSEELKVVGRCVDSIASKTSVDPSSINWSYTYNRKLTLSNEIVDDTTKVQDRSASVPKDWWIEDICELDISLYRRVMIAIKSKGRMDANIIGEALKTYAVRWLPDSVEALLSDVHQQRNKSLVETIICLLPSDKGIGCSCSFLLKLLKVAILIGAEDLSREDLIERISLKLDEATASDLLIPAQSTQDTKYDVDLVQCLVHRFMMNENIGQDSNIVLKNEKNTDDFVLGHGPLLNVGKLIDRYLAEIATDPKLALSCFIDLSQSIPEAARPIHDGLYWAIDIYLKVLFFEQVRTAAIVQNTNSSGSLEVSRSTTNTDEDLEKSEPQPMTLQKQMSQLRTTNKDFQKNGKLIKEGSKHKSAIQLLPSRSRRIFDKLWVVGKGNGMGEAKSSETSGSSQSPSSMIRGEVKESPSTARDRRHSIS